One stretch of Streptomyces peucetius DNA includes these proteins:
- a CDS encoding bifunctional glycosyltransferase family 2 protein/CDP-glycerol:glycerophosphate glycerophosphotransferase yields the protein MPRLSVVVPVRRVRGSLRECLESVLSQSFTDFEIIGVADGCPDGSGRLLDEIAGADPRVRAVHLAEPAGPDGRRTAGAEHAKGDYLLFLEGTHVLLPGALRRIADRLTDAADPDLLLFGHLRTPFRGVPQSSRSLSLLKDMGGTEVCTLADRPELLGVAAVCWNRAVRREFHESGPMSFAPGQYGDRPYALGTLAAAGTVAALPVPCVEHRRQRHVPGLAESQDAGSPGERAGQSELVEQFSDLFCALRGTPRFDAVHGPLFDLASRELLETYGTLRRRRRAYVRAVAAFHRDHRPAGHRAADGPRALRLRLLTGGRSGGLRALDGALAVRRALLAVAPAVRKRMGRRLTPLYYRLQRLLPLDRDLAVYSAYWNRGVSCNPAAVHRKAAELAPRVRGVWVVSRQAAAGLPPGIDHVVPGSRRYWAVMARATYFFSNVNFPNHVVKRRGQVHVMTHHGTPLKVMGVGQARYPAAAQGMNFPDLLRRVDRWDFSLSSNPHSTESWASAYPGAVRHLETGYPRNDVLVGAGPDRIRAVRESLGIRPGQRALLYAPTFRDYERTFTCRLDLERVAKALGEDTVLLVRAHYFHEESGLAEHPGIVDVSGHPCAEELYLAADALVTDYSSAMFDYANLDRPIVIHAPDWETYRAVRGVCFDLLSGAPGDTPGAVTRTTDELIRVFSDGTWNGEAARVSRAAFRERFCAFDDGRAAERVVRHVLLGEPGLLPVTPPAERRPVAVPRQAHAPEGDALSAAGRPSR from the coding sequence ATGCCCCGTCTGAGCGTCGTCGTCCCCGTCCGTCGTGTGCGCGGAAGCCTGCGCGAGTGCCTGGAGTCGGTGCTTTCCCAGTCGTTCACCGACTTCGAGATCATCGGGGTCGCCGACGGCTGCCCGGACGGCTCCGGCCGGCTGCTCGACGAGATCGCGGGCGCCGACCCGCGGGTACGTGCCGTCCACCTCGCGGAACCGGCGGGCCCGGACGGCCGGCGCACGGCGGGGGCGGAGCACGCGAAGGGCGACTATCTGCTGTTCCTGGAGGGCACGCATGTGCTGCTGCCCGGTGCGCTGCGGCGCATCGCCGACCGGCTCACGGACGCGGCGGATCCGGACCTGCTGCTGTTCGGCCATCTCCGTACGCCGTTCCGCGGCGTCCCGCAGTCCAGCCGGTCCTTGTCGCTGCTGAAGGACATGGGCGGTACGGAGGTCTGTACGCTCGCGGACCGCCCGGAGCTGCTGGGTGTGGCCGCGGTGTGCTGGAACCGCGCGGTGCGCCGCGAGTTCCACGAGTCGGGGCCGATGTCGTTCGCGCCGGGTCAGTACGGCGACCGGCCGTACGCGCTGGGCACGCTCGCCGCCGCCGGCACGGTCGCCGCCCTGCCCGTGCCCTGCGTCGAGCACCGCCGGCAGCGTCATGTGCCGGGGCTCGCGGAGTCGCAGGACGCCGGCTCCCCCGGTGAACGGGCCGGGCAGAGCGAGCTCGTCGAGCAGTTCAGCGACCTGTTCTGCGCTCTGCGGGGCACACCGCGGTTCGACGCCGTGCACGGGCCACTGTTCGACCTGGCCTCCAGGGAGCTGCTGGAGACGTACGGCACGCTCCGGCGCCGCCGCCGTGCCTACGTCCGGGCGGTCGCGGCGTTCCACCGGGACCACCGGCCGGCCGGGCACCGCGCGGCGGATGGCCCGAGGGCGCTGCGCCTGCGGCTGCTGACCGGCGGCCGGTCCGGTGGGCTCCGGGCCCTCGACGGAGCCCTCGCCGTCCGCCGCGCGCTGCTCGCCGTCGCGCCCGCGGTGCGCAAGCGGATGGGGCGACGGCTCACGCCGCTGTACTACCGGCTCCAGCGGCTGCTGCCGCTGGACCGCGACCTCGCCGTCTACAGCGCGTACTGGAACCGCGGTGTGAGCTGCAACCCGGCGGCCGTGCACCGCAAGGCGGCGGAGCTGGCCCCCCGGGTGCGCGGGGTCTGGGTGGTGTCGCGGCAGGCCGCCGCTGGGCTGCCGCCCGGCATCGACCACGTCGTGCCCGGGTCACGGCGCTACTGGGCGGTGATGGCCCGTGCCACGTACTTCTTCAGCAACGTCAACTTCCCCAACCACGTGGTCAAGCGCCGGGGACAGGTGCACGTGATGACGCACCACGGCACACCGCTGAAGGTGATGGGCGTGGGCCAGGCCCGCTATCCGGCGGCGGCTCAGGGCATGAACTTCCCCGACCTGCTGCGCCGGGTGGACCGCTGGGACTTCAGCCTGTCGTCCAATCCGCACTCCACGGAGAGCTGGGCGAGCGCCTACCCGGGCGCCGTACGGCACCTGGAGACCGGCTACCCCCGCAACGACGTCCTCGTCGGCGCGGGCCCCGACCGGATCCGCGCCGTCCGGGAGTCGCTCGGCATCCGCCCCGGGCAGCGGGCCCTGCTGTACGCGCCGACGTTCCGCGACTACGAGCGGACCTTCACCTGCCGGCTCGATCTGGAACGGGTGGCGAAGGCGCTGGGCGAGGACACCGTGCTGCTGGTCCGGGCCCACTACTTCCACGAGGAGAGCGGTCTCGCCGAGCACCCCGGCATCGTCGACGTCTCAGGTCATCCCTGCGCCGAGGAGCTGTATCTGGCGGCGGACGCGCTCGTCACCGACTACTCGTCCGCGATGTTCGACTACGCCAACCTCGACCGGCCGATCGTGATCCACGCACCGGACTGGGAGACGTACCGGGCCGTGCGCGGCGTCTGCTTCGACCTGCTCTCGGGTGCGCCCGGTGACACGCCGGGGGCGGTGACCCGTACGACGGACGAACTGATCCGGGTCTTCTCCGACGGCACCTGGAACGGCGAGGCGGCACGCGTGTCGCGCGCCGCCTTCCGGGAGCGCTTCTGCGCCTTCGACGACGGACGGGCCGCGGAGCGCGTCGTACGCCATGTGCTGCTGGGCGAGCCCGGCCTGCTGCCCGTGACACCGCCCGCGGAGCGCCGCCCGGTGGCGGTGCCGCGCCAGGCACACGCCCCGGAGGGCGACGCGCTCAGCGCTGCTGGCCGGCCATCACGGTGA
- a CDS encoding bifunctional glycosyltransferase/class I SAM-dependent methyltransferase has translation MKESPGPRIGILVVAYNAESTLEKTLDRIPKGFRSRVAEIIILDDASSDETFTAGCRWSQLEGMPPTVVMRHTKNLGYGGNQKAGYALAAERGLDIVVLLHGDGQYAPEQLPEMVAPIERGECEAVFGSRMMQSGSALGGGMPFYKWLGNRILTRFENASLGSQLTEFHSGYRAYSVAALRRLPIERNTDAFDFDTQIIVQLLDAGMRIKEIAVPTYYGDEICYVNGLRYAKDVVKDILEYRLALKGFGTCPWIPKPVEYAFKEGDGSSHSAILKIMRTLPPGRVLDVGCSGGRFAERLEALGFTVTGLDFVEVPGVRERCSRFLLADLEEGLPPEAGDGYDYVVAGDVIEHLSRPEQVLRELRDVLRPGGRMLMSVPNFGHWYSRLRVALGLFGYDRRGILDETHLRFFTRGSLRRTVRAAGFDQLELTSTGAPFWAVLGTGVTAKALAGVSRLLTRVRPTLFGYQYVAVLTPHAAQTIIAGEHVDVQDILSRQYVPADLAGRVGAGT, from the coding sequence GTGAAGGAAAGCCCCGGCCCGCGGATCGGCATTCTCGTCGTGGCCTACAACGCCGAGTCCACACTGGAGAAGACGCTCGACCGCATCCCGAAGGGCTTCCGGTCCCGCGTCGCCGAGATCATCATCCTCGACGACGCGAGCAGCGACGAGACGTTCACCGCGGGCTGCCGCTGGTCGCAACTGGAGGGCATGCCGCCGACCGTCGTCATGCGCCACACCAAGAACCTCGGCTACGGCGGCAACCAGAAGGCGGGTTACGCACTTGCCGCCGAGCGTGGCCTGGACATCGTGGTGCTGCTGCACGGCGACGGCCAGTACGCCCCCGAGCAGCTGCCCGAGATGGTCGCGCCCATCGAACGAGGCGAGTGCGAAGCAGTGTTCGGCTCCCGGATGATGCAGTCCGGCAGCGCGCTGGGCGGCGGCATGCCGTTCTACAAATGGCTGGGCAACCGCATCCTCACCCGCTTCGAGAACGCGTCACTGGGATCGCAGCTGACCGAGTTCCACTCCGGCTACCGCGCCTACAGCGTCGCCGCGCTGCGCAGGCTCCCCATCGAACGGAACACCGACGCCTTCGACTTCGACACCCAGATCATCGTCCAGCTGCTCGACGCCGGGATGCGCATCAAAGAGATCGCCGTCCCGACCTACTACGGCGACGAGATCTGCTACGTCAACGGCCTGCGCTACGCCAAGGACGTCGTCAAGGACATCCTCGAATACCGGCTCGCACTCAAGGGCTTCGGCACCTGCCCCTGGATCCCCAAACCCGTCGAGTACGCCTTCAAGGAGGGCGACGGTTCCTCGCACTCCGCGATCCTGAAGATCATGCGCACCCTTCCCCCGGGGCGCGTGCTGGACGTCGGCTGCTCCGGCGGCCGGTTCGCCGAGCGCCTCGAGGCGCTCGGGTTCACCGTGACCGGCCTGGATTTCGTCGAGGTTCCCGGCGTACGGGAGCGCTGCTCACGGTTCCTTCTGGCCGACCTGGAGGAGGGCCTTCCGCCGGAGGCCGGCGACGGCTACGACTACGTGGTCGCCGGTGACGTCATCGAGCACCTGTCCCGGCCCGAGCAGGTGCTGCGGGAACTGCGGGACGTGCTGCGTCCCGGCGGCCGGATGCTGATGTCCGTCCCCAACTTCGGCCACTGGTACTCGCGCCTGCGCGTCGCCCTCGGCCTCTTCGGCTACGACCGGCGCGGCATCCTCGACGAGACCCATCTGCGCTTCTTCACCCGCGGCAGCCTGCGCCGCACCGTGCGGGCCGCCGGCTTCGACCAGCTGGAACTCACCTCGACCGGCGCCCCCTTCTGGGCCGTACTCGGCACCGGCGTCACCGCCAAGGCTCTGGCCGGCGTCTCCCGGCTCCTGACCCGTGTGCGGCCGACACTCTTCGGCTACCAGTACGTCGCCGTGCTCACCCCGCACGCGGCGCAGACGATCATCGCGGGGGAGCACGTCGATGTACAGGACATCCTCAGCCGCCAGTACGTCCCGGCGGACCTCGCCGGCCGCGTGGGCGCCGGCACCTGA
- a CDS encoding glycosyltransferase family 39 protein, protein MDLRRRTATGTLDVRRARVLVIGASALAFAAKTIFAVVSRGPADVRFFDAFATAIARVGPVRVYEHPMPGLPVYNHPPLASWMLSAFHELQALGIPFASLIRLPACAADFVSALLVFEILRRRRSLKTAMACALACAFSPVLFATSAYHGNTDSAAVMFVFLAAYLLSDRRAPLAAGVAAALAVSVKLVPVVAVPALLVVAVRAGRPAAVRFCSGLAVVLLTLWGPVLATVPVPLREKVLEYEGGRWRLWGVVRFADLAGASDSFVASLQGGFHFVFVLLCMAAGAWLAWVRPTAPACAVALSLTLLLLLSTGSAVQYLAWPVVALCVLGAREAIGYGLVVGALTVVVYSGAAATRWSDWALHLGEAGWLLLAAATVTGVRRALADRPGPAPGVPLPVVAQRTGRRAAPVPPVDRPHR, encoded by the coding sequence ATGGACCTGCGAAGGCGAACCGCGACGGGGACGCTCGACGTGCGACGAGCCAGGGTTCTCGTCATCGGCGCCTCCGCGCTCGCTTTCGCCGCCAAAACGATTTTCGCGGTCGTGTCGCGCGGACCGGCGGACGTCCGTTTCTTCGACGCCTTCGCCACTGCGATCGCCCGGGTCGGGCCGGTCCGCGTCTACGAACATCCGATGCCGGGCCTGCCCGTCTACAACCATCCGCCGCTCGCGAGCTGGATGCTGTCCGCGTTCCATGAACTCCAAGCGCTGGGCATTCCGTTCGCCAGCCTGATCCGGCTGCCCGCGTGCGCCGCCGATTTCGTCTCCGCCCTTCTGGTGTTCGAGATCCTCCGCCGCCGCCGTTCGCTCAAGACGGCCATGGCGTGTGCACTCGCCTGCGCTTTCAGTCCGGTCCTTTTCGCCACCTCGGCGTATCACGGGAACACGGACTCGGCGGCCGTCATGTTCGTCTTCCTGGCCGCGTATCTGCTCTCCGACCGCCGTGCGCCGCTCGCCGCCGGCGTCGCGGCCGCGCTCGCGGTGAGCGTCAAACTCGTCCCCGTCGTCGCCGTGCCCGCCCTGCTGGTGGTCGCGGTACGGGCCGGCAGGCCGGCGGCCGTCCGATTCTGCTCGGGCCTGGCAGTCGTGCTGCTGACGCTGTGGGGGCCGGTGCTGGCGACCGTTCCGGTGCCGCTGCGGGAGAAGGTCCTCGAGTACGAGGGCGGACGGTGGCGGCTCTGGGGAGTCGTACGGTTCGCCGACCTGGCCGGCGCGTCCGACTCGTTCGTCGCGAGCCTGCAGGGCGGCTTCCACTTCGTGTTCGTGCTGCTGTGCATGGCCGCCGGCGCCTGGCTCGCGTGGGTGCGGCCGACCGCCCCGGCCTGCGCCGTCGCTCTGTCCCTGACGCTCCTGCTCCTGCTCAGCACCGGTTCCGCGGTCCAGTACCTGGCCTGGCCCGTCGTCGCCCTCTGCGTCCTCGGTGCCCGGGAGGCCATCGGCTACGGCCTCGTCGTCGGCGCCCTCACCGTTGTCGTCTACTCGGGCGCCGCCGCCACCCGCTGGAGCGACTGGGCGCTGCACCTCGGCGAGGCGGGCTGGCTGCTGCTCGCCGCCGCGACCGTGACCGGCGTCCGCAGGGCGCTCGCGGACCGGCCCGGCCCCGCACCGGGCGTGCCCCTGCCGGTGGTGGCCCAGCGCACCGGCCGCCGAGCCGCGCCCGTACCACCCGTCGACCGACCGCACCGATGA
- a CDS encoding bifunctional glycosyltransferase/CDP-glycerol:glycerophosphate glycerophosphotransferase: MALRLSIVVPVHNVEDFLDACLCSLAEQSLRDLEVVMVDDGSTDGSGAIARRFAERDERFRLVTQANAGLGAARNAGTREACGEFLAFVDSDDVVPPEAYEKMLASIDASGSDFVSGNVSRLRAGGKVQQSPMFREPMAKSRTATHVTRHWPLLYDRIACNKVFRRAFWDRHGLAFPEGVLFEDIPVILPAHFLAGSVDVLHDTVYLWRDRDGSITTRRARPNAVRDRTGSVTAARDFLAARPEWAEGRRRYESSVLSSDLWLFMEALPDGDDAYQAAFLEHAGAFADSVGPDVLEGLALHFRVKWHLVRERRLTELLDLLAFEKKHGRDAFILRGLRGRRAEYPALTAPLPRGADRPAPADLPVMSDITEAVWRDGKLHLKGYAYIRNCPAGERRPLTLGWLRAGRRRVLPLRMRAAEAPEATAGSRQGLHSYDRAGFETVVDPARLGGPGTTWNLEVGVVGGGALRRGPLRMLGNRTAPTVHDVRDDLRAVPVLAGDKLRLRMERVAALFTGHTATPDGLLRIEGAVLGGAGGPAPEALSLENRRTEDRHRLPVTVRGSAFGAEVDAALLDGASWRVRLLRADGSRVPLAVRGDAPTGGHPHPHPHPLDGSGGAAREIAVTADASGNLVLTDRPVQPLVDTFAWADSGELTIEGRLPGEALCRAELVLRHSATHEETVVAHETHGEGRFRAAVTPAAVEGPGGELPLAEGRWFPFFRERGVSDPEAYAPVRLAFAGHASVPAVRRAGGRDFTLDRRYHDQLVLESGPVLPPRERGGFNERLMRERAAGLRTGPRRDAVLFSSFDGRQFSDSPRAVHEELLRRDVPFEMLWVVRDQQARLPEGVRPVAYGGAEWHEALATSRAVVTNTQLPDWFRRGTDQFVVQTWHGTPLKRIGRDLLGTAQANRPYIESLPMRAAQWSLLVSPNRFSTPIMRRAFGYEGEVIQSGYPRNSLLHAPDRAKVAAAVREHLGIPDGRQVVLYAPTWREDRPMGGGRYAMDLRLDIEAARTRLGDSHVLLVRRHYLVGDRLPDTGGFALDVSRYPDVAELMLVADALVTDYSSLMFDFAQTGRPMLFHTYDLEHYRDTLRGFYFDFETRAPGPLIPDGALLVEALRDPAGATARYAEAYEAFRRLFCDLDDAGAAAAVVDRMLEAIG; this comes from the coding sequence ATGGCGCTTCGGCTCAGCATCGTCGTTCCCGTCCACAACGTGGAGGACTTTCTCGACGCCTGCCTGTGCTCACTCGCCGAGCAGAGCCTGCGCGACCTCGAGGTCGTCATGGTGGACGACGGGTCGACGGACGGAAGCGGCGCGATCGCCCGGCGATTCGCCGAGCGGGACGAGCGGTTCAGGCTCGTCACGCAGGCCAACGCCGGCCTCGGCGCCGCCCGCAACGCCGGGACCCGTGAAGCGTGCGGCGAGTTCCTGGCGTTCGTCGACAGTGACGACGTCGTGCCGCCCGAGGCGTACGAGAAGATGCTGGCGTCGATCGACGCGTCCGGTTCCGACTTCGTCAGCGGGAACGTGAGCCGGCTGCGGGCCGGCGGCAAGGTCCAGCAGTCGCCGATGTTCCGCGAGCCGATGGCCAAGTCCCGTACGGCCACGCACGTGACCCGGCACTGGCCGCTGCTGTACGACCGGATCGCGTGCAACAAGGTGTTCCGCAGGGCGTTCTGGGACCGGCACGGGCTCGCGTTTCCCGAAGGGGTCCTGTTCGAGGACATTCCGGTGATCCTGCCCGCCCACTTCCTCGCCGGCTCCGTGGACGTCCTGCACGACACGGTCTATCTGTGGCGCGACCGCGACGGTTCCATCACCACCCGCAGGGCGCGGCCGAACGCGGTGCGGGACCGTACCGGATCGGTCACCGCCGCCCGGGACTTCCTCGCCGCCCGGCCCGAGTGGGCCGAGGGCAGGCGGCGTTACGAGAGCAGCGTTCTCAGCAGCGACCTCTGGCTTTTCATGGAGGCACTGCCGGACGGCGACGACGCGTACCAGGCGGCCTTCCTGGAGCACGCCGGCGCGTTCGCGGACTCCGTCGGACCGGACGTCCTCGAAGGGCTGGCGCTGCACTTCCGCGTCAAGTGGCACCTCGTTCGCGAGCGTCGGCTGACCGAACTCCTCGACCTGCTCGCCTTCGAGAAGAAGCACGGCCGTGACGCGTTCATTCTGCGGGGCCTCCGGGGACGTCGCGCCGAGTACCCCGCGCTCACCGCACCCCTGCCGCGTGGTGCCGACCGTCCGGCGCCCGCCGACCTGCCGGTGATGTCCGACATCACCGAGGCGGTGTGGCGGGACGGCAAGCTGCACCTCAAGGGCTACGCGTACATCCGCAACTGCCCGGCGGGCGAGCGGCGGCCCCTGACCCTGGGCTGGCTGAGGGCCGGCCGGCGGCGGGTGCTGCCGCTGCGGATGCGGGCCGCCGAGGCGCCGGAGGCGACCGCCGGCTCACGGCAGGGACTGCACAGTTACGACCGGGCCGGTTTCGAGACCGTGGTCGACCCGGCGCGGCTCGGCGGGCCGGGTACCACCTGGAACCTGGAGGTCGGGGTCGTCGGCGGCGGCGCTCTGCGCCGCGGCCCGCTGCGGATGCTCGGCAACCGCACCGCGCCCACCGTGCACGACGTCCGCGACGACCTGCGGGCCGTTCCGGTGCTCGCCGGTGACAAGCTGCGCCTGCGGATGGAGCGCGTCGCCGCGCTGTTCACCGGGCACACGGCCACGCCCGACGGGCTGCTGCGCATCGAGGGCGCCGTGCTGGGCGGTGCCGGCGGGCCGGCACCCGAGGCGCTCTCGCTGGAGAACCGGCGCACCGAGGACCGGCACCGGCTCCCGGTGACGGTGCGGGGCAGCGCCTTCGGCGCGGAGGTGGACGCGGCCCTGCTCGACGGCGCGTCGTGGCGGGTGCGCCTCCTGCGTGCCGACGGCAGCCGCGTGCCCCTCGCCGTACGCGGCGACGCACCCACCGGCGGGCATCCGCATCCGCATCCGCATCCGCTCGACGGCAGCGGAGGTGCCGCCCGCGAGATCGCTGTGACCGCCGACGCGTCCGGCAACCTCGTCCTCACCGACCGGCCCGTGCAGCCTCTGGTGGACACCTTCGCGTGGGCCGACTCGGGCGAGCTCACGATCGAGGGGCGGCTGCCCGGGGAGGCGCTTTGCCGAGCCGAGCTGGTGCTGCGGCACAGCGCCACGCACGAGGAGACCGTCGTCGCCCACGAGACGCACGGCGAGGGCCGCTTCCGCGCCGCGGTCACACCCGCGGCCGTCGAAGGGCCCGGGGGCGAACTGCCGCTCGCCGAAGGCCGCTGGTTCCCGTTCTTCCGCGAACGCGGCGTGAGCGACCCGGAAGCGTACGCGCCCGTCCGGCTGGCGTTCGCCGGGCACGCCTCCGTACCAGCCGTGCGCCGCGCCGGCGGCAGGGACTTCACGCTCGACCGCCGCTACCACGACCAGCTGGTCCTCGAATCCGGCCCGGTGCTGCCGCCGCGCGAACGCGGCGGCTTCAACGAGCGGCTGATGCGCGAGCGGGCCGCCGGCCTGCGCACCGGACCGCGCCGGGACGCCGTGCTGTTCAGCAGCTTCGACGGCCGGCAGTTCTCCGACTCGCCGCGCGCCGTCCACGAGGAACTGCTCCGCCGCGACGTCCCGTTCGAGATGCTGTGGGTGGTCCGCGACCAGCAGGCGCGGCTGCCCGAGGGGGTGCGGCCCGTCGCGTACGGCGGCGCCGAATGGCACGAGGCGCTGGCGACCAGCCGGGCCGTGGTGACCAACACCCAGCTGCCCGACTGGTTCCGGCGCGGCACGGACCAGTTCGTGGTGCAGACCTGGCACGGCACACCCCTCAAGCGCATCGGCCGCGACCTGCTCGGCACCGCACAGGCCAACCGCCCGTACATCGAGTCACTGCCGATGCGCGCCGCCCAGTGGAGCCTGCTGGTCTCGCCCAACCGCTTCTCCACGCCGATCATGCGCCGCGCCTTCGGGTACGAGGGCGAGGTGATCCAGTCGGGCTACCCGCGCAACTCCCTGCTCCACGCGCCGGACCGTGCCAAGGTCGCCGCCGCCGTCCGTGAACACCTCGGCATCCCCGACGGCAGGCAGGTCGTGCTGTACGCGCCGACATGGCGCGAGGACCGTCCCATGGGCGGCGGTCGCTACGCCATGGACCTGCGGCTCGATATCGAGGCCGCCCGGACGCGGCTCGGGGACAGCCATGTCCTGCTGGTCCGCAGGCACTATCTCGTCGGCGACCGGCTACCGGACACCGGCGGCTTCGCGCTGGACGTGTCGCGCTACCCGGACGTGGCCGAGCTGATGCTCGTCGCCGACGCACTCGTCACCGACTATTCGTCGCTGATGTTCGACTTCGCCCAGACCGGCCGCCCGATGCTGTTCCACACGTACGACCTGGAGCACTACCGCGACACCCTGCGCGGCTTCTACTTCGACTTCGAGACGCGGGCCCCCGGGCCGCTGATCCCGGACGGCGCGCTCCTCGTCGAGGCGCTGCGCGACCCGGCCGGCGCCACGGCGCGGTACGCCGAGGCGTACGAGGCGTTCCGCCGGCTGTTCTGCGATCTCGACGACGCGGGAGCGGCGGCCGCGGTCGTCGACCGGATGCTGGAGGCGATCGGCTGA
- a CDS encoding TetR/AcrR family transcriptional regulator: protein MLLCMTTDPRSPRRAPAGAAVLREDVTDAIRAAVFEELAAVGFARMSIEGIARRAGVGKTAVYRRWKSKLSLVLDLVSAFAAQGLPAPATGSLYGDVRALLEVAARALRHPVASQVIPDLLVESARNPEISDAIKAALLDGQRGVAALIVREAVARGELPESTDPDRALDVIVGPLYWRLVVVRGGLPEGYLDEVARGAVAALRA, encoded by the coding sequence ATGCTCCTGTGCATGACGACGGACCCCAGAAGCCCCCGCCGGGCACCCGCAGGAGCCGCCGTGCTCCGGGAGGACGTGACCGACGCCATCCGGGCCGCCGTCTTCGAGGAACTCGCGGCCGTGGGCTTCGCCCGGATGTCGATCGAGGGCATCGCGCGGCGGGCGGGTGTCGGGAAGACGGCCGTCTACCGGCGCTGGAAGTCCAAGCTGTCCCTGGTGCTGGACCTGGTCTCCGCCTTCGCGGCGCAAGGGCTGCCCGCGCCGGCGACGGGATCCCTGTACGGGGACGTCCGGGCGCTGCTGGAGGTCGCCGCGCGTGCGCTGCGCCACCCTGTCGCCTCGCAGGTCATCCCCGACCTGCTGGTCGAGTCGGCGCGCAACCCCGAGATCTCGGACGCAATCAAGGCGGCGCTGCTGGACGGGCAGCGGGGGGTGGCGGCGCTGATCGTGCGCGAGGCGGTGGCGCGGGGCGAACTGCCGGAATCGACGGACCCGGACAGGGCGCTCGACGTGATCGTGGGGCCGCTGTACTGGCGGCTGGTGGTGGTGCGGGGCGGGCTGCCGGAGGGGTACCTGGACGAGGTGGCGAGGGGGGCGGTGGCGGCGCTGCGGGCGTGA
- a CDS encoding ABC transporter permease, with translation MTTATSTSPPPTDLAALAARHGLTVSGARPTLPAYLRQLWSRRDFITAFATAKLTAQYSQARLGQLWQLMTPLLNAAVYFLIFGVLLGTADHVPDFVPFLVTGVFIWTFTANSIMSGTRAISGNIGLVRALHFPRAALPVALALQQLQHLLFSLGALIVILVGFGQLPTASWLLAVPALLLQAVFNTGLSMAMARIAARTPDVSQLMPFLLRTWMYASGVMWSIDKVIGDRELPGPAALALQYNPAVLYIDLVRFAFIDSFTADRLPPHVWAAALAWAVLCGAGGFLYFWKAEERYGRG, from the coding sequence GTGACCACAGCCACCTCCACGTCCCCGCCGCCCACCGATCTCGCGGCGCTCGCCGCCCGCCACGGGCTGACGGTCAGCGGCGCGCGTCCCACCCTCCCCGCGTACCTCCGGCAGCTCTGGTCGCGCCGCGACTTCATCACCGCGTTCGCGACCGCCAAGCTCACCGCCCAGTACAGCCAGGCCCGCCTGGGCCAGCTGTGGCAGCTGATGACCCCGCTGCTCAACGCCGCGGTCTACTTCCTGATCTTCGGCGTGCTGCTCGGCACCGCCGACCATGTCCCGGACTTCGTCCCGTTCCTGGTCACGGGTGTGTTCATCTGGACCTTCACCGCGAACTCGATCATGTCCGGGACCCGCGCGATCTCCGGCAACATCGGCCTGGTCAGGGCCCTGCACTTCCCGCGCGCCGCGCTGCCCGTCGCCCTCGCCCTGCAGCAGCTCCAGCACCTGCTCTTCTCGCTCGGCGCGCTGATCGTGATCCTCGTCGGTTTCGGCCAGCTCCCCACCGCGTCCTGGCTGCTCGCGGTGCCCGCGCTCCTGCTGCAGGCCGTCTTCAACACCGGCCTGTCGATGGCCATGGCCCGTATCGCCGCCCGTACACCCGACGTCTCGCAGCTGATGCCGTTCCTGCTGCGCACCTGGATGTACGCGTCGGGCGTGATGTGGTCCATCGACAAGGTGATCGGCGACCGGGAGCTGCCTGGACCGGCGGCTCTCGCGCTCCAGTACAACCCGGCCGTGCTCTACATCGACCTGGTGCGCTTCGCGTTCATCGACTCGTTCACGGCGGACCGGCTGCCGCCGCACGTCTGGGCGGCGGCCCTGGCGTGGGCCGTGCTCTGCGGAGCCGGCGGATTCCTGTACTTCTGGAAGGCGGAGGAGCGGTACGGCCGTGGCTGA